The genome window ctccgcctcgcccgaccctagggctcggactcaacctcgacaccggatgacggtctccgcctcgcccgaccccagggctcggactcaacctcgacgccggacgacggtctccgcctcgcccgaccccagggctcggactcaacctcgacgccggacgacggtctccgcctcgcccgaccccagggctcggactcaacctcgacctcggacgacggtctccgcctcgcccgacctcagggctcggactcagcctcgacctcggaggagccaccacctcgcccgacctcgggctcggaccgaccacgtcacaggggggcatcattaccctacccctagccagctcaggctacggggaacaagactggcgtcccatctggctcgccccggtaaaacaggtaatgatggcaccccgcgtgctccatgacgacgacggttctcagccccttacggaagcaaggagacgtcagcaaggatccgacagccccgacagctgtacttcaacagggctcaagcgctcctccgacggccacgacatcacatgaacagggcagcaacacctctccaaacAGCCACataggcatgtacacagggctctggctcccctttgatagacacgttagcacattgctacaccccccattgtacacctggaccctctccttacatctataaaaagaaggtccagggccctcgtacgagggggtggccgcgcgggagaacgggccgacgcacaaggctctcgctctctctctctcccacgcgaacgcttgtaaccccctactgcaagcgcatccgccctgggcgcaggacaacacgaggccgtggtttctccttactgttttcccccttgtgttccgtctcgcgccgacccatctgggctgggacacgcagcgacaatttactcgtcggtccagggacccccccggggtcgaaacaccgacaatatgATTGTTGGAATATGACCCTAACTCCATCTTGTTCGCCTATATAAATAGACTTCCCTTGCATATTGGACATCACACCACATAATATATCTGTTTTTCTGCGGATTTTTTCTCCTCTATATTAGGGGAGGTTTTTTTCTATATTAAACTTTGTGCCCTTTTTTCCATCTACCTTTTTTAACAATAAGCAATAATTTTCCACTTGTACTAATGCCGATTATCTATGCAGCTGTACTAGTTGGGTCCACTCTGGATTTTCTTATGTCGATGGAATCATGAGAAGCCACTAAGCCAGTATTTAGAAGTGTAACCTTTCCTAGACGGTAACACATGTGTTGTcagtgttgagaaaccctaatgaagggttatgtgggcaaataccgaatatgcCCCTGAGGGCAAtcacgtctctatatatagaacatgtacccctcatatggaatagagatcagaaagaggccagaggcccaaccctatatccagtgtctcgtgtgtttcctctgtcctgCTTATGGAAAGGGAGACGAGTTCTatacatcttcttgcgcctctactgctgacgggagggaagggagcggatctggtgatccgtggtaacgtagttctcaacagtcAGTATAGGTGGAAATAGTAGTCGAAaacctctgtttttttttttgctAGGTACAAAGCACCAATACATATAAGAACGTTACATACATGTACACGATCACCATGTGATCTAGAGGTGTAAGCTATGTATATAAAAACTTAAAAAGGTTTAACCTTGATTACGAATTCCCACACGCCTCGCCTTATTCAAAAATCCAATCCTCTCGGGAGGCTTTTTTTTTAACTGACTCAACTAGACACTCCACTGTCCTTGGATCTTTAAAGTTGGTGGCACTGGCGCCTGTAACGTGGTACCCCAGGACACAAACACGGACAAAGCAGGGAGTGCAGCAGGAGAGCATTCTACTACAGCGCAGGTGTGCAGCATAAAGCGGCCGGCCGGATGCGCGCGACGATGCCGCCGCGGCCACGGCGCCGCGCCGCGCTCGCGGTGCTTCTTGTGGCCACCGTGTTCCTCGCCGCCGCGTCGTCGGCACCGGTGTaccacgacgacgacggcggcgagtGGGCTGCGGACGCGGACTACGGTTACTACTACGGCAGCGTGGCGGCCTGCGCGGGCACAGTGGCGAGGGCGGAGTGCGAAGTAGTGGCGGCCAGGACCAGGAGGAGGGAGCTGGGCGGCGACGGCAACATCGGCTACGGCGCGCTGCAGAAGGACCAGACGCCGTGCTCGTACCGCGGGGCGTCCTACTACAACTGCCGCCCCGGCGGCAGCGCCAACCCCTACACCCGGGGCTGCACCGCCATGACCCAGTGCAGAGGCTAGCTTAGCCAGCGAGTGAGCGAGCGAGCTGTCAGCTGGGGACATGGCGAGGCCATGGCATGGCATGGGGGAGCTCCACCGCCTGCTTGTCCAGTCGTTCTTGCACCTTGCATTGTAGTTGTACTGACAAAGCCTCCTTTTTTTTCTTCCATTTTCTTGTTTTTTTGTTGCTCCTAATTACGTTCCATAGTTGCCTCGAGATTCCCGCCCAGTTGAGTTGACAGAGTGAAAGATTCCTGTTCTCCTTGAGTTTTTTTATGATCGGCATTGCCGCATTGGTAGGAGGAAAATCATGTCCTCCTCATTGGTTCCTCGGGTCCTCGCACCCCAAAAAAAAAAGATCCTGATTGGCTCGTGCAAGAGACCTGTCTTCTGTTTGAATTTCCTCCTGCAGCTTCGAGGTTCTAGGCCACAATTGTCAACACAACAAGGCCACGAGTCAGTAAAATAGGGGAACGGCAATTCGGCATGTTAATTATACTTTCTTGTGAAGTATGCGCCCTTAGTTCAACCTTTCTATGCTTTCTTTTTGTACGTGAACTCAGTGCTAGTAGCGGTCACACTCCGCAGAATTGCTGCAAAACTGCAATGATCAACATGATTTTCATTTTAAACAACCCAGCAGCTGCGTCCAGACGGGCCCAAATCCAAAGTTGAAGGTTCCCCTACATATGACTACATCGGTTCTCGAATATTTATCACCTGCggtagttcatttttgaactaaaatgtgATAAATAAAAAAACGAAAGGAATATTCTTTCCAtcccaaaatataattcgttttaaaCTAATTACACATTCATTAAATAATACATAAATATATTCTTTCCGTCACAAAATATAATTCCTTTTAGACTAATTACACATTCATTAAATAATACATAAATATAGTTTgcatatatatttatatttattatCATTTAAATGAACTTAGACAGAAAAAATAGGCTGAAAAGAACTATATTTTAGGACGGAGTGAGCATCAAACAACGAACCACTATACAGTAATACACAATTACAGAGAACGAATACATGACGGATTGAGTTCTTGCAGGTACCAACTACACAAACTGCCGTGGTGTCACCATCCTTGCAAGCAAGCAGTTGTTTTCTACAACTCAAGTTTAGACGAGCTGGACCACTGCAGCAATTCGCAGGGCACCACCCTGGAGAAGATCTGCAAGCTCATCAAACAGTATAGCAGTGCGCCAACCCCAGCCCTTTGGGGCTTTCGGCAGCAGCGTCCCAGCCTGCTTCAGGCATCCAAATACCATGACCTCCCTCTTTGATGGACAGATGAGCTAACAGCAGCAAACAAATTTGGCAAATTAGGCCAGACAAAGCACCTCAGTGAAACGACAAGTAAATGAAAAACATATATAGTACCTGATAGCGCGCAGTGACCTTTTCCCGGGGGTCGACGTACAAGTGAGCCTGAAAAGTACAGGTATTATTATCACTTAAGTTGAACACAATGTTTTCTGACAAGGGTATTCAGCAAATCACTCACCTTCCTCAAGGGATCTAACAACTCAGCCTTGCGCCGGTGGAGAAAAAGTCCTACATTGAAAGTTAAATCGGTACATGGCATATCGTAATATTTGAATGTTCTTGTCACAGCAAGAAGAAAGCATATGAGAACATGATAAAGAAAACAAAAATAATACCAAGAGTGCGTCGCCCATGAGGATCCTCATCATTGAATGCCTGGACACTCACCTGGGCATGTGTATACCAATTACTTTGCTGGATTTTGGCCATTATAAATATGGATACATTAAGGAGTAAGGGCAACAATGCTAACCTTCCATAGAGAGCCTGCATAAAACACTTCAGTCGAATGTTTCACATGACCATCAGCAAGCCTGTGCACATCATCGAACTCAACCCTGTGAGCAAAAAAAAAAAGCTGGTCAAGCCATGTCAGAAACAAGAAAGCAATGTGCACAACAAATTCTAAACCATTACTATTATACCTAAATATGACAAAAAGAACAAAAACAAACAGCAGAACATTTCTTGGTTAGCTAGCCTTATATTTTTGCAAgaaattttattttattttcttatttctgTCATGGCAGGTTATCAACAAGTCAGCAACTCCAATTGGTATTCTAGAAGTAAACTATCCCCAGACATTTAAACGATTCATGAGATAAATAGGACGTTCTAGAAAATGGAAGAAATAACAAGTCAGATTTTCCCTGGAACACCGCCCAATGTAGTACTCATTGATGCCAGAAGTGTAGAAACAGAAAAGTAATCTTACCCAAAGCGGAAAGGAGGAAAATGGCTAAGAGGTGTTTTCATGTCTAATGATATAGTTGCATCCTCTGCAGTTTCCCAGTCATGCTCCTTTGACTCCTGCATCTGGACAGAAGAACCACCGGGAGTGGAAACAGATGCAACACTGTGATATCTTGTCTGCATCCCTGTCTCAAATAGACTTTCAGCCTGTGGATGGGCAGCACTGTTTTCTTGGCTAAGGTTAACCAATGCAGTCAGACCATCTGCTGAAATATCTCCATTGCGGTCAATTCTAGGTTCTGATTCATCATTGGCAAATTGCTGGGCATTTCTTGAACCGAGCCCGTAAGGGACACGTGAGAAGACGTAACGTGTAGGAGCCCAGGCTGCACCAGGCACATTTGAGTTCCCTCTCCCAATACCGGCAAGGCCATCAACTGCTCCTCTTACGTTAACACGGACAGGCCCAAGTACACCATTCCCATCGCCCTGGGCATCCGCAAGGTAGACATTACCTATGGTGCCGGAAACACTGCTCCGGTCATGTTCCTGCCTGTAGTGGTGTGTATGTGAGCTCACATATGCTTGCTTGCAAGCACAAGAATTATTCGTAAGGCAACAGTTCCTGCAAGTGTCAGCAACTATCGCTTGCACCCTGTGACACAGAAGCATCTACAATAACAAAGCATCAAGGTTTTATAAACACTCTTAAAAGGAACAAAGTACCACAAGGCAGGGAGTAGTTTAAAACTTTAAATACCTGTAGCCATAGACCATCATTGACAGCTTTGCAAGGGAATCCAAATTCTTCGAGTTGCTTTCGCACACTTAGCAGCGCATCAAAGGACATATTGCAGTAGAGAAGAGAACCCCTCTCAAATATATTCATAAAAGTGTTGTATTCATCAGTAGATAGGCAAGAACTTCCTCTAATGCATCTAACTTGCCGCCGTCCTATAACCCTACCACCCCAAAGTGGTGCATTGGGCCTTCCCCACTCAGTAGGAACAACACCACTACTGAAAGTTCTTGAGAAATAATTATTTGCAGTTTGCTCACTAGAAAGCCAGTTATTTTCATTAAATTGATATGAAGTGCTTTCTCCAGATGGTCCTCCAGTAGAACAATCATTCTCCATTCTCTTAGGAGCTTCACCATTCTAAATTTCAGAAAAACAGTAGTATTAATGTAGTTGCCATGCTTCATGTTAAAAAAAAAATTATTTCATAAGACAAGGAAAATACATAGCATATTGAACAAAAGTAGAGATTGAGTGTCATCTCAGCTGTGCAGATATGATATTCCATGGAATTACCATATCTGAAATAGCAATAATGTTATGGGGAATTTCATTCCCCGAGTTATCATGCAACTTCAAGTTCTGCAGTTTAGAGTCCATTAACAGTTCCTCCCCAGATTCGTTCATTGGAGCCTTCCCCTTCCTCATGGATCGATCAGCACTTGGTAAGCTTGTTTCATTCCCACTAACTTGTATCTCACACGTAGTAACCTTTGCAAGTAGAGTAAACAATGCTAGTTCAAACCTTCAAGTACCAAGATAAGATGTTGTCACAAAAGGGCTTGTAGTGTCATTGAACAGACAAAAAAACACAAAGTGACAAAACTAACCTTTTCTCCTCGTTAGGTACCCACAATTCATCAGATGTAAGGAGGGCA of Zea mays cultivar B73 chromosome 8, Zm-B73-REFERENCE-NAM-5.0, whole genome shotgun sequence contains these proteins:
- the LOC103636319 gene encoding uncharacterized protein produces the protein MAAPPQPHPQAAEERAAPAVPLPTAPAGPRPYDVAVAAAELRPVDCNLAALCDHVQAEGFGLGAFSDLVVEAAGATYRLHRLILSRSAYFRNMLHGPWREAGAPTVVLHIDDANVDSEAIAIALAYLYGQAPKLNDNNAFRVLAAASFLDLQDLCTICTDFIISELWTSNFLQYQLFAESQDYGSHGERVRNACWGYLCQSATLELREVLPKLSSQTLHALLTSDELWVPNEEKRFELALFTLLAKVTTCEIQVSGNETSLPSADRSMRKGKAPMNESGEELLMDSKLQNLKLHDNSGNEIPHNIIAISDMNGEAPKRMENDCSTGGPSGESTSYQFNENNWLSSEQTANNYFSRTFSSGVVPTEWGRPNAPLWGGRVIGRRQVRCIRGSSCLSTDEYNTFMNIFERGSLLYCNMSFDALLSVRKQLEEFGFPCKAVNDGLWLQMLLCHRVQAIVADTCRNCCLTNNSCACKQAYVSSHTHHYRQEHDRSSVSGTIGNVYLADAQGDGNGVLGPVRVNVRGAVDGLAGIGRGNSNVPGAAWAPTRYVFSRVPYGLGSRNAQQFANDESEPRIDRNGDISADGLTALVNLSQENSAAHPQAESLFETGMQTRYHSVASVSTPGGSSVQMQESKEHDWETAEDATISLDMKTPLSHFPPFRFGVEFDDVHRLADGHVKHSTEVFYAGSLWKVSVQAFNDEDPHGRRTLGLFLHRRKAELLDPLRKAHLYVDPREKVTARYQLICPSKREVMVFGCLKQAGTLLPKAPKGWGWRTAILFDELADLLQGGALRIAAVVQLV